Sequence from the Kineosporia succinea genome:
CGTCGAACGGGGTTGACGGACGGGCGGGGGTCGCCATGTGTCTGAAGTGCCAGGGGTGGAGCGATGAGGACATCCGGGAGAAGAGCCGGCGCGACATCGAGCAGCACGGCTGGGGTTACGTCCATGTTGAGGGCGGTGGGCGTCCGTCCCTGACCTACACGGTGGGTCTCACCCGCTTCCACGGGCATCCCGAGCTGGCGGTGACCGGGCTGGACGCCGACCAGGCCACCCCTCTGCTCGACGGCCTGGCCCACGAGGTCCGGCACGGCGTTCGGCTGGCCCCCGGCGACCTTCTGGCCGAACCGTGCTGCGAGACCCACCTGCTCCAGCTCGTCGAGGTGGGCGACCCCCGCCACCTGGCGCAGGCCCAGGAGATCTACGCCAGCCGGGCCGGTCTGGTGCCCGGCCTGCAGGTGGTCTGGACCGACGACCGGGGCCGGTGGCCCTGGGAACACGACTGGGACGGCGGCACCTGGGGGCAGCCTCTGCTGGGCCGCCCGCTGAGGCTGTGACCGGCCGCCTCCCGGGCGGAACCGGGCGGGCCGGTCAGACCTTGGTCAGACCTGGGCCCGCCCGCGCCGCTGGGCCTCCAGCTCGTCGAGGTCGATCCGCGCCGGGCGCGACGGCAGGAACGACGGCACGTGCCGGGCCGGCTGCGGCGCCCCGACCCCGGTCCGGATGCCGTTCGGCGAGGTCACCACGGTGGCGGGAACGGAGATGGATGTCGGCGGCACGGCACTCGGGGGCACTGTGACGGTGGAGGTGGGGGCCGGGCCGGCCTTGATCACCCCGAGCCGGGCGAGCTGGTGGATCGCGACGGTCGTGGAGAAGACCCCGTGCCCGAGCATCCAGGCGATGTCGAGCGGGGTCGTCGTGCCGTTGGCCAGGGCCGCGATGTTCCACTGGGTGGCGGTCAGGCGAATCCGTTCCACCGGCAGCTGCGGCGCCCGCTGGATCGGCGCGTCCATGCGCACTCCCCGGGTCATCCGGGCCAGCACGGCCTTGCGGCGCTCGACCTCGGTGAGGATCTCCGCCACGGTGAACGTGCGCACCGGGTCGCACCAGTGCCAGGCTCCCGGTCGGAACCGGGCCACCGCGCCGGTCGCGTCGGGCACCACCGCGCCCAGCGTGACCAGGGCGGCGTCGGCCAGGGCGGTGCGCCGCAGCACCTCGGAGTCGAAGGCCGTGGCGGCGTCCCCACCCAGCAGTTGCGACGCGGCCGACACGGCGGCGTCGATCCGCCCCCGCCGCAGCGAGGAGACGAGCCGGGCCCAGCTGCGCTCGTCGCTGTAGGTCGGGCGCAGCAGGAGTGCCTCGATGCCCGGCGTGAGCACCGACTCCACGTACCCGATGCGACCGTTGACCAGGTAGACGGTGCCGCCCCAGCGGCCGTTCAGGTACAGCGCCCCGGTGGCCTGGTCGTCGGCCAGGTCGAAGAGCCGGTCGTAGGCGGTCTCCTCCGGTTCGGGCGGCTGCGACGGAGGCGGCGCGGCGCTGTCGCCGGCCCGGCCGCGCCCGGTCCAGCGCCCCCAGACGCTAGGAGCCATGGCCGGGTTCGATCGCCGGCGGCTGGGTCGCGTGCCTCAGCAGCGGCCCCAGTGCGCGAAGCTGCTGCCGGGCCAGGGCCAGGTTTGTGCGGGCCCGGTCCAGGGTCACCACCACGAGCAAACCGTCCACGCCGGCCTCGGGCAGGGGGGTGATCAGGTGGTGGCGCCGTCCGAAGGTGATCGTGACGTCCTCCAGTTCGTCCGGGTCGCCGAGGCTGGACGTCATCAGGCCGATCACCTGCACCACGTCGCTCGCGGCGGCGGAAACGGTGGCGGCGACGAGGCTGTCGTCACCGGCCTCGGCCGGGCTGTCGGCGTCGGTGGCGGGCTTGCCCACGACGGTGTCCAGCACGAACGCCGAATCTGGTTCGACCAGACAGGCGGCGACCAGCCCGTCGAGACCCTGCAACCGGGCCAGGACGGCGTGAACCGCGTCGGAGCCGCCCAGCGGGAGACCCGAGGGGGCGGATGGTGCATTCACCGGCATCTGCCCCTGCTCAGCGACTGCTGTGAGAACCGGCAAATCACTATCACATAGCTATCACGAGGCACAGATATCGAACTCGATTCTCTTTCGTCTTCTACCCGACTTCTTGACGCTGCCCCCGCCTGAGTGCAGTATTCTGCCGCTCACGAATTGTTACAAGCGCCCCGTTAGATCTGGTTCGATCCACTACCCGTCAGGGCATGTCTGGTGAACTCGCGAGATACGCCGAAACGGGCACTCTGACCTTACCCGACACATGCTTGTGTCAACGTCGAAATGAGACTGGAGTTCTTCCTGTGGACATCGACACCGCGCTCAAAGAAGCGATGGAGATCGACGGAGCACTGGGCGTGAGCCTGGTCGACTACGGCAGCGGAATGTCGCTCGGAAGCCTGGGCGGCGGCAAGTACCTCGACCTGGAGATCGCGTCGGCGGGCAACACGGAGGTCGTCCGGGCCAAGATGCGCACCCTGGAGTCCCTCGGGATGCAGGAGACCATCGACGACATCCTGATCACCCTGGGCCGTCAGTACCACCTG
This genomic interval carries:
- a CDS encoding DUF4262 domain-containing protein — protein: MCLKCQGWSDEDIREKSRRDIEQHGWGYVHVEGGGRPSLTYTVGLTRFHGHPELAVTGLDADQATPLLDGLAHEVRHGVRLAPGDLLAEPCCETHLLQLVEVGDPRHLAQAQEIYASRAGLVPGLQVVWTDDRGRWPWEHDWDGGTWGQPLLGRPLRL